In the Rhizobium sp. CB3090 genome, one interval contains:
- a CDS encoding GH25 family lysozyme, protein MVLALLGLASRLAAAENQPWNDPQNALIVDAYELNTIDWDQLLQDKRIAAFISKASDGLPESFSCTGDHAGDTFAHCKTMWRKYAVSRELYQTRRVLAKMNGLLWGAYHLGRPGNPIDQANHFLDYADPKPDELMVLDIDGLDATQFMSLDDAQIFVGHIKVRTGRYPILYTNHNTAKYIADHREDYPILSRLPLWYARYKPDVTGTFPLGNWDNYALWQFSSSDNCSEKTCPYRVPGTLTDIDVNVVQMTKVQLAKIWPQGDLLPAKPEPAPMIIAKGPSCTAPLQKLVSLMIDPIVTAATTQSKPVEINELNYQDF, encoded by the coding sequence ATGGTTCTGGCGCTGCTGGGACTGGCTTCCCGCCTCGCGGCCGCTGAAAACCAACCCTGGAACGATCCCCAGAACGCCCTTATCGTCGATGCCTACGAGTTGAATACCATCGATTGGGATCAGCTTCTGCAGGACAAGCGCATCGCCGCCTTCATCTCGAAAGCTTCCGACGGCCTGCCCGAGAGCTTTAGCTGCACGGGCGATCATGCGGGCGACACCTTCGCGCACTGCAAGACCATGTGGCGCAAATATGCTGTCAGCCGCGAGCTATATCAGACCCGCCGCGTGCTCGCAAAAATGAACGGCCTGCTCTGGGGCGCCTACCACCTCGGACGGCCCGGCAACCCGATCGACCAGGCCAATCATTTTCTGGATTATGCCGATCCGAAACCGGACGAATTGATGGTGCTCGATATCGATGGCCTCGACGCGACGCAGTTCATGTCGCTAGACGATGCACAGATCTTCGTCGGTCATATCAAGGTCAGAACCGGCCGCTATCCCATCCTCTACACCAATCACAACACCGCCAAGTATATCGCCGATCATCGGGAGGACTATCCAATCCTGTCGCGGCTGCCGCTCTGGTATGCCCGCTACAAGCCGGATGTGACGGGCACTTTCCCGCTCGGCAATTGGGACAATTATGCGCTCTGGCAATTCTCCTCATCCGACAATTGCTCGGAGAAGACCTGTCCTTACCGGGTGCCGGGGACGCTTACCGATATCGATGTCAACGTCGTGCAGATGACGAAGGTGCAGCTCGCCAAGATATGGCCGCAGGGCGATCTGTTGCCCGCCAAACCGGAGCCCGCACCCATGATCATTGCCAAGGGGCCGAGTTGCACCGCACCGCTGCAGAAACTCGTCTCGCTGATGATCGATCCCATCGTCACCGCCGCAACCACCCAGTCTAAGCCGGTCGAGATCAACGAGCTGAATTATCAGGATTTTTAG
- a CDS encoding ACT domain-containing protein: MSGITDLNLLISSMKPNLIEGEFVFCSLPPSALTDYVHLKPIGMFQEKEGMTLILPIEAARQAGLPADPAMRMISLDVHSSLEVVGLTAAFATALGNEGVSANVVAAYYHDHIFVPTADAERAVAALKALSCRSKNPDNSAR, from the coding sequence ATGAAGCCAAATCTGATCGAAGGCGAATTCGTCTTTTGCAGCCTGCCGCCTTCAGCGCTGACGGACTACGTCCATTTAAAACCGATCGGAATGTTTCAGGAAAAGGAAGGGATGACGTTGATCCTTCCGATCGAGGCAGCCCGGCAGGCGGGGCTTCCGGCTGACCCGGCGATGCGCATGATCTCACTCGACGTCCACTCCTCGCTGGAAGTGGTCGGCCTGACCGCCGCTTTCGCCACGGCACTTGGAAACGAGGGCGTCAGCGCCAATGTCGTTGCGGCCTATTATCATGACCATATTTTCGTGCCGACCGCCGATGCCGAGCGTGCCGTGGCGGCGCTGAAGGCGCTCTCCTGCCGCTCTAAAAATCCTGATAATTCAGCTCGTTGA